One Mycolicibacterium doricum genomic window, TTCTGGACATCGTTGAAGATGTCGGTGACGGCCTCCATCATGTCGGCGTAGACGCCGTCGCCGAAGTCCTCTCGCGCAGAGACGAGTTTGACGTTCAGCTTGTCGAGGAGCCGTTTGGTGATGGCGGCGTCGATGTAGTTGCGGAAGGCGCGTGAGCGGGCGTAGACGATGACGTAGCGCACGGGTTTTCTCGCAGGAATGTCAGCATGTCCTGGAAGGCTTGGCGCTTCTCGATCGTGGATGCTGAGACACCCGGCTCGACAAACTCCCGGACGACATCGGCGCCAAGGTCGTTTGCCTTACGGGTACTGACTTCGCGCTGCGTGGCAATGGAGTTGCCGTCGGGGTCGATGTCGACCGCTGTGTCCATCTGTTTCTTGCTAGACACGCGGAGATAAAGAACGGCCTTGGTCACGTCCATCGGGTCATTCGTCGGGCTCATGCTCATTTCTCCTTCTTGATGTCGGCGGCGTGTGGGGCGGAAGTTGATTGCGGTTCCCCGAGAGCCTTAGAGCGGCCGACGAGGTGCGAGCGTGACTGTCGGCGAGGCTGTAGATGTACTGCGTCCGGTGGACGTAGCGCTCGATGTCGGTGATTGCAGCATCGGAAAGCTGGCCGGATTTGGCCCTCAGGTAGGTGCTGAGAGATGGCAGCTCATCGGCGGTCAGCCAGCCCACTGCAGTAAATAGGTCTACGGTGTTGATGTCGAGCACTCGTGCGATCGCTACTAGGCTTTCCATTCGCGGTTTGGCGATCATGCCCTGCTCTATATGCCAGACCGTTCCTGGGTCGACGTTCGCCTGACGTGCAACTTCGTTGACGCTCATACGCAATTCGTTGCGTTTCTTGGTAAGTATGTTTATGAGTTTGACGGTTTGTTCCGGTGTCATGAAAATGGCGCCCCCTTGTACCGTTAATTGTTAATTGGCGTGGCTCGCAGCGACTACGGTCGCTGCACGGTTACGCCCGGAGCGTCGAAATCCAGTTCCAGGCCTCTAACTTGGATCGTGCTGGCGTTGTCATCGACTTCTCCTCGATGAAGTCGATCAAGGCATTGTTGGAGATGCAGTTCGACCACACGGTCCTGGTCGCCCAGGACGACCCATTGCGAGAAGAGTTCGAGCGGTTAGCGTCGTTGGGGGCGGCCAACCTGCGCGTGATGGAAGACACAAGCCTCGAAGGTTCGGCTAGGTGGATACATGACGCCGTGACGCCCATCGTCGAAGTTGAGACATCCGGCCGCGTCCGAATCAGCCGAATTGAGGTACGCGAGAGCGCCAAAAACACAGTGCTGCTCTCACTTGGGCCTTAATGCGTGTCGGCGAAATTCACTCGCTGACAGGTACCGTTTCGTTTCATCCGTGCAATTCCATCTTGACTTCAACCCTGCGATCGCGAAACGTTCGGGTGCACACCCAAATACGCGGATCGGCAACCTGTTGTCATGGATTGCCAGATCTGCCTGAGTGCAGCCAGGTGTCGTAATAACGATCCCCGGCGCCGCGGCGAGTTTCGACGTGTCGTGTTCGGTAAGTTGCTCGCCCTGGGCGCTCACGGGTACAGGACTCCTGACATAGCTCAGTAATTGGTGTGCGGTCGTCGGTGGAATTTGATGCTGTAGCGCAGGGTCAGGCCGGTGCCGGGGTAGGCGGTGTGGGTGTCGTTGAGCAGTTCGCAGAGTTCGTCGATGGCGGCGGTGTGCCGGGGTGCGGGCAGCGGGTCGAGTCGGATGTGCAGGGTGTTGGTGTCGTGGTCGGGGATGATGTCGCCGGAGCCGGCCAGCGCGGTGCGGATCAGGGTGTGGGCTTCGTCGTCGGCGCGGGTGTAGCCGGTGTCGGTGAGGATCGCCCGGGCCAGCGATCGCATGGTGTTGTAGGCGGCGATGCGGATGGCGTGGTGGATCAGTTTGGTTTCGGTGTCGAGGACCTGCTGGCCGGGGTTGACCTGAGACAGCGGGACTCGGACCGGGATCGCCTGGTGGGCGGCGAGCGCCGCGTCGAGGGCGGCTTCGGCGGCGTGGGTGTCGGCGTTGATGGTGTTGATCATCTCGTTGGTCAGCACCACCGAGGTTCCGGGTTGCGGCGAGTGGGCGGCCAGCAGCGCGGCGTCGCTGGCGGTTTCGGCCAGATCAAGTGCCCGCCGGGCCTTTTCGACGGCGCGGTAGGCGGGCTTCTTGGCCGGGTTGGGCACCATCCGGTTGGCGTCGTCGTCGGTGGCGCGGTAGGTGTCGTGGGAGTCGAGGTCGAAATGGATGCGGCCGTAGCGGTAGTGGTTCTCCTGGCGCCAGCGGGACCCCATCCGGTAACGGATCTCGGCGGCGGGGAGATCGGCGCGGGTGGTCAGGATGTGCATTTGGCGGGCCGCGGCGGCGTCGTGCAGGCTGATCTGCCGCATCGCGAACACCTCACCCGCGCGTGGGCCCTCGGCGATGGCCAGCTCGACGCCGGTGTCGGCGAGGCGCCAGGTGTGGGTGCGGCCGTGCTCGTCGGTGTGGGTGTGCTCGGCGAACTCGTGCTCGGCGATGTCGGCGGTGGCGCCTTTGCGCCAGGTCAGGGTGTCGAACCCGGCCGCGTCCAGGTCGGCGAACAGGGTCGGGGACCAGCCGCCGCGGTCGAACCCGACCAGCACGCGGCGGTCGTCGCCGACCAGCGCACGCAGCTCGGGGATCAACCGGCGCAGCTCCGACGCCAGCGAGGCGGCGGGTTCGGCCATCACCACCAGCAAAGGGTCCCCGGCGGCGTCGGCGACCCAGGTTTCCACCGTGGCCGGGGCGGGGAACTTCAACCGCGGCACATGGGTTTTCGCGATCTTACGGGTGCCCTGATAGGCGCGCACATGCCCGTCGACATAGCACACCGCCACCTGCTCGGGCCGGGCCTGCACATGCCTGGCCGCCGTCGCGGCGATCCAGTCGCCGGCCCTGCCCGCCTGGGCGAGCAGCCCGATCTTGCGGCGGATCGTCTTCACCTCCGGCGCCCGGTCCAAACCGAGCACTCGACCCAGCGCGGACGGGTCGATCCGGGTGGCGCCCTCCGCGCGAGCCTCGCCGAGCAGGGCGCGGAACACGCTCTCGCACAACATCGTATCCAGCGAGTAGAACCCGTTCGGGAAATCGCCGTAGACGGTGTGCGCGCACTCGAGCAGCCCGGTCGCCGTCAACGCGGGCAGCGCCAGCAGCAGCCCGGCCAGCGGGGCCCGCGCACACGGTGTGAACACCGGTGCCGCGTAGCCGATCAACCCGAACGCCGCCAACGCCCGCTCACCAGAGCGGTCGACCGGATCCGCCAACACCGGCACCCGCGCAGGATCATCGGGAACCTCTGCGGGGCAACCCGTCTCCACCTTCGCCTCGGTCTTCGCCTGGGCCTTCGCCTCGGCCTCCACCGCGGGCTCGGCCTCCGCCTCGACCTCCGCCTCGGGCTCGGGCTCGCGCTCGACAGGGGCATCGGAAGTCGTTGCGAGGCACGGTTCCTCGGTACGGGGGCCGCCATGGGTGAGCACGAGCGCGTTGCGGACACTGCCCCTAGACACGCCGGTTTCGGCGGCGATGGCGCGGTAGGACGCCCCGCCGCCGCGCAGCCGGTGGATGGCCGCGACGGTGTCGGCGGTGAGTTTCGACCTGCGTTTGGGCCCTTTGCGTTCGGCGAGCAGCCCGGCCACACCGGAATCGGTGAGCTGGGTGTCCCAGCGCCGCACGGTGGCCGGTTTCACCGCGAACGCTTCGGCGGCCTCGAGCTGGGTGGCGGCCTTGATCCGGATCAGCGACACCGCCGCGAACCGGCGCGCCGCGGTGTCGCCGGCGTCCCAGGCGTAGGCCAGATTGCCGTGCACGAACACCCGGCCGCCGTCGTCGTCCTCGACCATCGCCGCGGCCGTGCCGACCGGGCGCGCGTCGCCCGGCGCCAACGGCAGGGGCGGCTGCGTGGTCATCACGGCCATCATCCACCACTCTCGAAGTCGCCGAATCGGTCTATCTATTATTGGACATCGCGGGCGGGAACCGCGCCGTGACACACCGGAAATGAGCAGATCAGAGCACAGAATTACCGACCGGGCACCGGCTCCATGTCAGGAGTCCTGGGGTAAGGCACCCGGATATTGTCGTACTTCTTACCGTGCGCTCGCCGGTACTCTTATCTTGAAGTTACGGTTTGCTCGGCATGAGGGAGGGGTCAATTGCCGAATGCAGTTCGCGTAGTACCCGAGGACCTTCACGTGTCGGCGTCCACGGTCGATGCCCATGGCGACGAGTTATGGTTACGGCATGGGTCCGCCGATAGCCGCGTCGAGGCGGCGCAGGTCGGTGTACCGGCGCAGGCCGCAACGGCACTCGCCGGTGCGCTGACCAAGTGGCAAGCTGACACGACGGCGCTCTTCGGCCGGTTCGTCGAGCTCAGTGAGGCGATGCGGACGGCCGCGCTCGGCTACGCGCAAACCGATGCGCACAACGCAGCACGTATCGCTGGCGTGGGCGACCAGGTGACCGCAGACAATCTCGGTCTGTAGCTGCCGGCCCTGACCATGACCATTTCTGTCGAGGAGATTGACCGCTGGGACGCCGGCGACGTGCGCGAAGTCTTCCATGCCACTCGTAGCCGGGCCGAGGCGGCATTCGAGGCGGCCGACGGCATTGCCGAGTTGCCTGCGTTCGGCACCTGGGGCGGCGATGCGTCGGCGGCAGCGAAGGAAGCGGTCGATGGGGTGCGCAAGGACCTCGACGCGCACGGGCAAGAGGCTTTGGCGGTTGCCCAGGCGGCGGGCCGAGCCGCCGACGACGACGAGCAGGTCAAGACGGACCTCGCGCAGCTGCGCGCAGAGGCGGAAAGCCTTGGCATGGTGGTCGTTCCGGTAAGCAACACCATCGAGCCGGGGCCGGGCGCGGCAGGCGCTGACCCAATGGAAGTCATGCTCAAGCAAATGCAGCTGCAACCGCGGCTCGATGCCATCCTGGCGGACGCGGTGCGCGCCGACCAGGAACTGAGCCAGGCGATCGCCATGGCGACCGGCGATGCGCCGATACCTGACTCTCCGCACACCAACGACCCGGCACTGCAGGACGCGCTCTCGCGGCCACTTCCCGAAGACCCGCAGCAGTTCAACGATCTGTGGGAGAAGCTGTCGCTGGAACAAAAGGAGTACCTGTACCGGCAGGACCACAGCATCGGCAACCATCCGGGCATGCCGTTTGTTGACCGGAACCTCTTCAACGAGCGGCACCTCGGCGAGCTGACGCAGTCCACGCAAGCCGAGGTTGACCGGCTACGGGCAGAGCACCCCGCCTGGGCGAGCGGCGCGGTGCCCAACCCGAAGGGCGACTACCAGAATTACCGCCAGTGGCGGGATTGGAAGCAGCAGTGGGACAGCGCTACCCACAAACTCGACGGCTACCAAGCGGTGACGGACACCTTGAACCGGAATGACGGCGTACCGCGTTTCCTCGGCCTCATCGACGACCAAGGCCATGCCGCCGTGTCTATCGGCAACCCGGATACCGCGATCCGCAACGCAACGCTGGTCCCCGGCACCGGACAGGACATGGTCGCCTTCACGGGCAGTGACGGCAAGTCCCTCGATATGTTCAACGCCGCCCTTGACGCCGATCCGAGCCTGACGAGCGCTGATGTCTCCGTCACCACCTGGATGGGCTATGACCGGCCGATGGACCTCGGCCAAGCCGCCGATTCCAGCTACGCGACCGGCGGCGCCGGTGCGCTCGAGTCCTACTTGGACGGCGTGCAGGCCTCCCACAGTGACCGCGTCCCACCTGCCATCGATACGGTGATCGGCCACAGCTACGGCTCAACCCTGGTCGGCGCCGCCGGTGCCAGTGATCACCACCTGGCCGTCGAGAACGTCATCGGTGTCGGCAGTCCGGGCATGATGGTGGGCCATGCCTCGGAACTCAACCTCGATCCGGGCGGCCAGGTCTACGCCACGCGCGCCCAGCACGACATCATTCACCTCGTCGCCGGTGCCTCCCTGGGGCCGAATCCGACATGGGACGGCTTCGGTTCCGTCGAGCTGGCAGCCGCACCAGGCCCTTCAACTGGACCGCCCATTCTGAATCTGCCGTCTGTGGGCGCACACAACAGCTACTGGGACGAGGGCAATCCCGCACTCGCCAACATGGGTGCCATCATTGCCGGGATGCCCCCACCAAAGGTCGTGCCATGACCGGCGAACGTCCTGGTACCGGCAAGCGATTCCCCGATGCGCTTCGACGTGTCTCAAACCTCGTGCTTTTGGTCGCACTGCTCGCGGGTTGCAGCGACGACGGCCCGCTCGGCCCGCTCGGCCCGCCCGTGCCCACCGGCGCTACCGATATTGGAGGTCCGCCTGTGACATCTGCTCCGCCGCCGCCACTCGGATGGAATCCGAAAGACGCTGTGCCGCAAAGCCAACAGCAGGCGCAAGACGCGCTGATGGACTACTTGACGCGCACGTTGCGTGAACTTCCGGCGGGCACGGTGCTCGACGCGACACGCTACGGAAGCGCCGGTCACAACAGTTGGTGCGAAGATGAGCCCGAAGATCCAAAGAGCGCCCCAACCCGGTTTCACACCTCGGGCGATCTCAAGTTTCCGCCGGGGACGAACCTCGATGCAATGATCAGGCGCACGGGCGATATCTGGCGCAGTTGGGGCTGGTACGTCTACGAGCGCGAGGGTTTCAGGACGCCGAACGAGTTCGGCTACGGCCCAGACGGTTACCGACTGCAGATCGTGGCGGCCGGGCGCCCGGCCTACGCACCTACCCTGAGCGGTTCGTCTCCATGTTTTCCCGGTGAAATCGCGACCGACGGGATTCCCTTCCCGATCGTGGTTGATCTTACTTGATGCCCGCCCGCCTCGCCGCCTCCGCTTCTCGTCCGGCTGCTGACGGCTTATCTGCCGGAAAGGGTCCACCCGCTCGCAAGTGAAAACGCGCCGCTGAAGGGATCTGCCAATCGGTTGTGGCTCAGCGATAGCACTGGGCATCGCACCGTGAAGGCAAGCTCGGCCCCTTTGCGATCAAGGACGTGCTCTCCAACCGGATCGTCGGACTCGATCGACCCGAGGATGAAGTCTAGTTGGCGAAGAAATACTACTTTTCGAGGATATCGACAAGGTCTGTCGGTGGAATCCACCTGCCGGCTTCGGAAGGAAGGATGCTCTCCATAGCAACCCATCGATCACCAAGGAAAGTCTGAACCTCTTCGGTTTTTTGATCGGTGAGGATCCTGATGCTTCTGGGTGCTCTAGTCATTGGCGTCGGGGCGGTGATCGTATGGCGCCACGGCGCCCAACGGCTCAGGCAAGCCGACGACCCGTGCACTCGTGGGGCAGGTCGGCGAGACGGCTCATGGACATGGGCTGCCGGGACGACAACTTCCAGCATTGGCCGCCGTGGGCTGGTCGTCGAGACCGCGTGGCGCGTACGCGACTACATCGGCGGCACCCTTGGTGATGACGATGACCGTCCTGCTCGAGCCCTACGCCGAGGCGGCCTGCACGTGTGGGTTGGGAGCGAAGGCCTGATCCGCGATGAACCTGGTGTCGAACTTGCTGCCCAAGTACGGGGTGTACGTGCAAGTAACGTGTGACTGCCAGGTCTGGAGGAGATTCGCGGCCCGGTGGCGGTGCTGATCGGGCAGCGTGATCTTGCAGTGCGCCGCGGCCGCGCCGATACGCTCAAAGGTGAAACTCGTCGAGGCGAACAGCCGCCCCGTGGTGTTGTCGGACTCGGCGGCGAAGCAGCGGACCGCCTGCAGCAGCGGCCGGACGGCGGGCGGGACGGGGAAGACGGCCGTGATCGGGTGATGCCGGCGAATCGTGAACTTGCTCGGAACCAGGGTGGCGTACTGCGGGAACCAGGTCAGGCGCAGCGCGTGGTTGTCCGGTGAGAGCGCCTCCCAGGGCAGGCTGTGCAGGAACAGGATCGGCAGCTGGGTCAGCAGGCTCAGCGCGATCCCGGCCCCGATCGTCGGGTGGGCGACACCGGCCCGGATCCGCTGCAGGACCGCCACGCTCAGGCCAGCGGCGCCGCCGTCCAGGCCCGGGCCGGTCAGCTGGCCGGTGACCATGAGCTGTCCCGGGGGCAGCTTCAGGTCGAAGCTGCGGGCCCGGAAACCACCCTGGGCGCCCCGCAGCCGCGCCAGGCTGTGATTGCGGGTCGGGCTGTCCTGCACGAGCTCGGTCAAAAACAGCTGCACCTGCGCGATGTCGAGAACCTTCCACGCGCCGGTGAGGTGGGTGTCCAACCAGGCGCCGGCCGCGGCCCGCCCCTGCTGGTACACCGCGTCGGTCTGCAGGAACCCCCGCAGGCCGATCGCCGCTGGCGCCGCGCTGCGGTAGGTGTGGATCTGCTCGTTGGCGTAGAGCGGCAGATCGACGGCCTGCGGCGCCGGCGCCAGCACGGAGTGGATCGCCGCCGGCGCACGACCCGGCCGGCCCGGCCGGCCCGGCAGGGTCGTGCCCAGGTCGGTGAGGATCTCGTGGCTGGTGCCCTCCAGGACGTCGGCCAGGGCCGGTGCGACGGCGTGGACGTGGCAAATCAGCACAAGACGGGTGCCGCTGCGCCGGCACACCGCCAGCAGCCAGTCCCAGCCGGCCGCCGAGAGCCGGTCGGCGCGCAGCACCACCAGGTCCTCGATCTGGTCGGCCAGCAGCCACGCCACCACCGCCCGCCCAGCCCGCGCGGACCCGACCAGCCGTTCGGCCTTCAGCCGGCAGATCGATCGCCCCAGCGCGGCGAGCACGTCATGGGCGAGCGCGGCCAGGCCGCACAGCCCCGGGGTTGGATGCACGACCACCAGGCCCCCGGCCGGGTCGTGACGCTGCAGCAGGCCCACGCTCACCCGCACCTCATCACCCGGATCCAGCAGCACCCGCACCACCGGCCGGCCCGGCCGGTCAGCCTGGTCAGGCCGGTCAGGCACTGCCGCCGAGCCGGCGCAACACCCACGCAGAACGTCCCGGTCCCGCGACGTCGCGCTGCAGGCGGGCCCGGCCCCTCACGACGTGGGAGGTGATCTTCGACCAGGCCCGGAAGTTGCCGTGCCCGGCCTGCACGTCGGTGTAGGCGATGTCACCCACTGCGGCCGGACATTTTCGCGAATACCGAGCCCAGCACCTCACGGTCGATTCGGTCGCGGTCGAGGCGTTGCAGTGCGCGGACGGTGTGCGCGGTCAGCTTGGCCCAGGACCGGAAGTTGCCGTGGCCGGCGTGCGCGTCGGCGAAGGACAGGACGTCCGGATCGGTGTGGTCCCACACCGGGTGGAACGCCGGAATCACCCGCAGGACCTGTTCGGGGGTCATGCGACGGAATTCCTGCCACACGTACACCCGGCTGGACAGCATCGGTTCGCGGGAGAGCACGTGGTAGCAATCGCCGCCGCCGACGAACACGATCGCGATGTCGGTGCGCCGGTCGTCCCACAGGTGCCGCCAGTATTCGAAGCATTCCCGCGACATCCACTGAGCCTCGTCGCAGACCAGCACCCGAAACCGCTCAGATAACACGGTCTTGAGTGTCTGGTCGAACTCGATTGGGCGCAGCGGTGGCACTCCGGCGACGCCGAGCGCGTCGAAGAGAGTATGCCGGATATCGCGCGGGGTGGGCCGTGCCCGGAACTGCACCCGGCACACCGTGTCCGCAGCGAGGCGTTGACCGACAACGTCTTTCCCACGCCGGCGTCGCCGTGCACGCACATCATCGCCTTGGCCTCGATGACGTCGGCGATGTTGTCGCGGGTCAACATCAGCGCGTCGGTGGCCACGATATGCGCCCCGGGCAGCCCGAGGAAGTGATCGGCCTGGGCGCCATCGACATCCGGGCCCGGGTTGCGGGGTGTCCTTGTCACCGGCGGTCCCCGTTTCGGTTGGGTTGTGCATGCTCGTTCGGGTCCACCGGCAGTCGCCAGTTCGCCGGCGGCGGGTCGAGGGGAATCAGATCCGGTCGCGCCCACCGCACCATGTCGGCATCGTGTTCGTCGGCCAGGACCGCGGCGGCCTCGGCCGTCGTCAGCGCATCGAGCCGCTTCGCCGGTTCCGGCACCGTCGACGCCGCATACCGGACCCGCCGCTCCCGTTCAGCCGCGGCCAGATCCGACCGCAACCGGCGCGCCTTGCGGGTGCGGGCGTGCAACACCCGGGCGCGGTCCTCGGCAGAGGCGGCATCGGCGAGTACCGCGGTGCCCAGATGCGTGCCGGT contains:
- a CDS encoding recombinase family protein, with amino-acid sequence MSMSPTNDPMDVTKAVLYLRVSSKKQMDTAVDIDPDGNSIATQREVSTRKANDLGADVVREFVEPGVSASTIEKRQAFQDMLTFLRENPCATSSSTPAHAPSATTSTPPSPNGSSTS
- a CDS encoding helix-turn-helix domain-containing protein; this encodes MTPEQTVKLINILTKKRNELRMSVNEVARQANVDPGTVWHIEQGMIAKPRMESLVAIARVLDINTVDLFTAVGWLTADELPSLSTYLRAKSGQLSDAAITDIERYVHRTQYIYSLADSHARTSSAALRLSGNRNQLPPHTPPTSRRRNEHEPDE
- a CDS encoding 6-pyruvoyl trahydropterin synthase family protein, with amino-acid sequence MHGYARSVEIQFQASNLDRAGVVIDFSSMKSIKALLEMQFDHTVLVAQDDPLREEFERLASLGAANLRVMEDTSLEGSARWIHDAVTPIVEVETSGRVRISRIEVRESAKNTVLLSLGP
- a CDS encoding putative transposase, producing the protein MTTQPPLPLAPGDARPVGTAAAMVEDDDGGRVFVHGNLAYAWDAGDTAARRFAAVSLIRIKAATQLEAAEAFAVKPATVRRWDTQLTDSGVAGLLAERKGPKRRSKLTADTVAAIHRLRGGGASYRAIAAETGVSRGSVRNALVLTHGGPRTEEPCLATTSDAPVEREPEPEAEVEAEAEPAVEAEAKAQAKTEAKVETGCPAEVPDDPARVPVLADPVDRSGERALAAFGLIGYAAPVFTPCARAPLAGLLLALPALTATGLLECAHTVYGDFPNGFYSLDTMLCESVFRALLGEARAEGATRIDPSALGRVLGLDRAPEVKTIRRKIGLLAQAGRAGDWIAATAARHVQARPEQVAVCYVDGHVRAYQGTRKIAKTHVPRLKFPAPATVETWVADAAGDPLLVVMAEPAASLASELRRLIPELRALVGDDRRVLVGFDRGGWSPTLFADLDAAGFDTLTWRKGATADIAEHEFAEHTHTDEHGRTHTWRLADTGVELAIAEGPRAGEVFAMRQISLHDAAAARQMHILTTRADLPAAEIRYRMGSRWRQENHYRYGRIHFDLDSHDTYRATDDDANRMVPNPAKKPAYRAVEKARRALDLAETASDAALLAAHSPQPGTSVVLTNEMINTINADTHAAEAALDAALAAHQAIPVRVPLSQVNPGQQVLDTETKLIHHAIRIAAYNTMRSLARAILTDTGYTRADDEAHTLIRTALAGSGDIIPDHDTNTLHIRLDPLPAPRHTAAIDELCELLNDTHTAYPGTGLTLRYSIKFHRRPHTNY
- a CDS encoding alpha/beta hydrolase translates to MTISVEEIDRWDAGDVREVFHATRSRAEAAFEAADGIAELPAFGTWGGDASAAAKEAVDGVRKDLDAHGQEALAVAQAAGRAADDDEQVKTDLAQLRAEAESLGMVVVPVSNTIEPGPGAAGADPMEVMLKQMQLQPRLDAILADAVRADQELSQAIAMATGDAPIPDSPHTNDPALQDALSRPLPEDPQQFNDLWEKLSLEQKEYLYRQDHSIGNHPGMPFVDRNLFNERHLGELTQSTQAEVDRLRAEHPAWASGAVPNPKGDYQNYRQWRDWKQQWDSATHKLDGYQAVTDTLNRNDGVPRFLGLIDDQGHAAVSIGNPDTAIRNATLVPGTGQDMVAFTGSDGKSLDMFNAALDADPSLTSADVSVTTWMGYDRPMDLGQAADSSYATGGAGALESYLDGVQASHSDRVPPAIDTVIGHSYGSTLVGAAGASDHHLAVENVIGVGSPGMMVGHASELNLDPGGQVYATRAQHDIIHLVAGASLGPNPTWDGFGSVELAAAPGPSTGPPILNLPSVGAHNSYWDEGNPALANMGAIIAGMPPPKVVP
- a CDS encoding ATP-binding protein, with translation MQFRARPTPRDIRHTLFDALGVAGVPPLRPIEFDQTLKTVLSERFRVLVCDEAQWMSRECFEYWRHLWDDRRTDIAIVFVGGGDCYHVLSREPMLSSRVYVWQEFRRMTPEQVLRVIPAFHPVWDHTDPDVLSFADAHAGHGNFRSWAKLTAHTVRALQRLDRDRIDREVLGSVFAKMSGRSG